A stretch of Campylobacter gracilis DNA encodes these proteins:
- a CDS encoding formate dehydrogenase subunit alpha yields MSENAIGRRSFLKLAALGASSVAAFGENNTLRAATEQEIKNPFPGSVMKRTICSICSVGCGIEAQVDESTNTWIRQDMAVDHPISQGSHCCKGIDQIDLTKSKMRLKYPLKKVGGKWERISWEQAVNEIGDKMLQVRKEDGPDSVVFLGSAKFCNEQAYYFRKFAAFWGTNSNDHVARIUHSATVAGVANTWGYGAMTNHVGDMAKNSKMILFIGANSAVANPVGAMKHALQARDRNGAKIVVVDPNFTRTAAKADMYIRIRPGTDIAFVYGMLHLIFKNGWEDKELIKTRTYAVDEIKAEAEKWDPKEVANVTGCKEEELIEFTRMFATTKPATLCWALGITQHSIGSSNTRILALLQLILGNMGKPGGGCNILRGHDNVQGATDMCNLSDSLPAYYGLADNAWKHFCKGWGVDYEQFIKRFAVSTKQPHEKQGEKVPGTNFTEYFHYDPSIEQDVINWRNEKGFSLSKWWQGVLKNEPVLSSGNVRVLWVQGTGITSMAHVRETQEALGKIDMLVVAEPFLNEVAILNDRPDGIYVLPVATQFESEGHLSATNRSGQWRTQIVKPLFESKEDQEVMFLFAKKFGFYDEYVRGMKMGIVDGELKQVKDDFVWPDDATDEIARNTQSIGNNGRTAARFRRQQKNWHLFDPDTLRGIGGEVEGEYYGLPWPCWDTQHPGTPILYDVTKPYADGGMGFRNRFGLEHDGVSQLADESITLPGSKISGGHAEITKANIEQVLGITLSEDEKTKMGPTWSTDYSGIIAKKCREFGICPCGNARARAKVWQFADQIPKHREPIHSPRWDLVEKYPTFADQKRNFRVFTRFISEQKKQDWSKDFPTIVSSLRLVNLSGAGMIERTSKYLSAITPEMFAHVNPKLAADKGIKDGEMMWIHSPQGTKIKVKCIYSHAVTPDRIVMPYNFAGIFQGEDLSERYPEGTKPYIRGESSNTITNYGFDINTQISEFNAGLCRLERA; encoded by the coding sequence ATGAGTGAGAATGCGATCGGAAGGAGATCGTTTTTGAAACTCGCCGCTTTAGGAGCGAGCAGCGTAGCTGCATTTGGCGAAAATAATACGCTAAGAGCCGCTACTGAGCAAGAGATCAAAAACCCATTTCCAGGTTCCGTTATGAAGCGAACGATATGTTCGATCTGTTCCGTAGGCTGCGGTATCGAGGCTCAAGTGGATGAGAGCACCAATACCTGGATTCGCCAAGATATGGCAGTAGATCACCCGATCTCGCAAGGCAGTCACTGCTGTAAAGGAATCGATCAAATCGATCTAACCAAATCTAAAATGCGTCTTAAATATCCGCTCAAAAAGGTTGGCGGCAAGTGGGAGCGCATCAGTTGGGAGCAAGCCGTTAACGAAATCGGCGATAAAATGCTTCAAGTCCGCAAAGAGGACGGTCCAGATAGTGTGGTATTTCTGGGTTCGGCTAAATTTTGCAACGAGCAGGCATATTATTTTAGAAAATTTGCAGCCTTTTGGGGTACGAACAGCAACGACCACGTAGCTAGAATTTGACATAGCGCAACAGTCGCCGGTGTGGCGAATACTTGGGGTTATGGAGCTATGACAAATCACGTAGGAGATATGGCGAAAAATTCTAAAATGATCCTTTTTATAGGTGCGAATTCCGCGGTTGCAAATCCAGTGGGAGCTATGAAGCATGCTCTTCAGGCTCGCGATAGAAACGGTGCGAAAATCGTCGTCGTCGATCCAAATTTTACTAGAACTGCGGCTAAGGCCGATATGTATATTAGAATTCGTCCGGGAACTGATATAGCGTTTGTGTACGGAATGCTGCATCTAATCTTCAAAAACGGCTGGGAGGACAAAGAGCTAATAAAAACCAGAACCTACGCTGTAGATGAGATCAAGGCGGAAGCTGAGAAGTGGGATCCTAAAGAGGTAGCCAATGTCACCGGTTGCAAGGAAGAGGAACTGATAGAATTTACGAGGATGTTTGCTACCACAAAGCCCGCTACTTTATGCTGGGCGCTCGGTATCACGCAGCACTCGATCGGAAGTTCAAATACTAGAATTTTGGCTCTTTTGCAGCTCATACTAGGCAATATGGGCAAGCCGGGCGGCGGCTGCAACATCCTTAGAGGCCATGATAATGTTCAGGGCGCTACCGATATGTGCAATCTCTCCGATAGCTTGCCTGCGTATTACGGGCTAGCCGATAACGCTTGGAAGCACTTCTGCAAGGGCTGGGGCGTAGATTACGAACAGTTTATTAAAAGATTTGCCGTCTCTACTAAGCAGCCGCACGAAAAGCAGGGTGAAAAAGTGCCTGGTACGAATTTTACCGAGTATTTTCACTACGATCCGAGCATCGAGCAAGATGTGATAAATTGGCGCAATGAAAAGGGCTTTTCGCTATCTAAATGGTGGCAGGGCGTTTTGAAAAACGAGCCCGTTTTAAGTAGTGGCAACGTCCGCGTCCTTTGGGTGCAAGGCACAGGAATTACTTCTATGGCGCACGTTCGAGAGACTCAAGAAGCATTAGGCAAGATCGATATGCTGGTAGTCGCTGAGCCGTTCTTAAACGAAGTGGCGATTCTAAACGATAGACCGGATGGAATTTATGTTTTGCCGGTAGCTACGCAGTTTGAGAGCGAAGGTCATCTAAGCGCTACAAACCGCAGCGGCCAGTGGAGAACTCAGATCGTTAAGCCGCTATTTGAGAGCAAAGAGGATCAAGAAGTAATGTTTTTATTCGCGAAAAAATTCGGCTTTTACGACGAATATGTTCGCGGCATGAAGATGGGCATCGTTGACGGCGAGCTTAAGCAGGTTAAAGACGATTTTGTTTGGCCTGACGACGCTACCGATGAGATTGCACGCAATACTCAAAGTATTGGAAATAACGGACGCACCGCAGCTAGATTTCGTAGACAGCAGAAAAACTGGCATCTATTTGATCCCGATACTTTGCGCGGCATAGGCGGCGAGGTCGAGGGCGAATACTACGGACTTCCATGGCCTTGCTGGGATACGCAACACCCGGGCACGCCGATCCTTTACGACGTAACTAAGCCTTATGCTGACGGCGGTATGGGATTTAGAAACCGCTTTGGCTTAGAGCACGACGGCGTTTCGCAGCTAGCCGACGAGAGCATTACTCTTCCGGGATCAAAAATTTCAGGCGGTCATGCGGAGATTACCAAGGCAAATATCGAACAGGTTTTAGGCATCACGCTAAGCGAGGATGAAAAAACCAAGATGGGGCCTACGTGGAGCACAGATTATAGTGGCATTATCGCTAAGAAATGTCGCGAGTTTGGAATTTGTCCTTGCGGAAACGCAAGAGCAAGAGCGAAGGTTTGGCAGTTTGCGGATCAAATTCCAAAGCATCGCGAGCCGATCCACTCGCCTAGATGGGATTTGGTGGAGAAATATCCGACCTTTGCGGATCAAAAACGAAATTTCCGCGTCTTTACGAGATTTATCTCCGAGCAGAAAAAGCAGGATTGGAGCAAGGATTTCCCTACTATCGTGAGCTCGCTAAGGCTCGTAAATTTAAGCGGTGCAGGTATGATCGAGCGCACGAGCAAGTATCTTTCGGCGATTACTCCGGAGATGTTTGCGCACGTAAATCCTAAGCTTGCCGCTGATAAAGGTATCAAAGATGGTGAGATGATGTGGATTCATTCGCCGCAAGGCACGAAGATCAAAGTCAAGTGCATCTATTCGCACGCCGTTACGCCTGATCGTATTGTTATGCCGTATAACTTCGCGGGAATTTTCCAGGGCGAGGATCTAAGCGAGCGCTATCCTGAGGGTACTAAGCCATATATCAGAGGCGAGAGCTCAAATACGATTACCAATTACGGCTTTGACATAAATACGCAAATTTCGGAATTTAACGCCGGTCTTTGCAGACTAGAAAGAGCATAA
- a CDS encoding twin-arginine translocation signal domain-containing protein, which yields MENKRRDFLKKSLKIGAVGAVGVAASQALAKSEQDYGDTVRGKSPKKEVLYWESEAWKKYYKVAY from the coding sequence ATGGAGAACAAACGCAGGGATTTTCTTAAAAAATCTCTAAAAATCGGCGCGGTAGGTGCCGTGGGCGTTGCCGCGTCTCAGGCTCTAGCAAAAAGCGAGCAGGATTATGGCGATACCGTTCGTGGCAAATCACCGAAAAAAGAGGTGCTTTACTGGGAGAGTGAAGCGTGGAAAAAATACTATAAAGTAGCTTACTAG